A stretch of Candidatus Marsarchaeota archaeon DNA encodes these proteins:
- a CDS encoding NUDIX hydrolase produces MRSSRRTGKRDPFDPSMFPHGVEATGSAIIENEHREILLVRDAKWKNKWVMPGGHIEPGETIMDAMAREGKEEQKWISNQLP; encoded by the coding sequence ATGAGGTCTTCGAGAAGAACCGGGAAGCGTGATCCTTTCGACCCGTCCATGTTCCCTCATGGTGTAGAAGCAACGGGAAGCGCAATAATCGAGAACGAACATAGAGAGATACTGCTTGTTAGGGACGCAAAGTGGAAAAACAAATGGGTCATGCCGGGCGGGCACATAGAGCCCGGCGAAACCATAATGGATGCAATGGCAAGGGAGGGAAAGGAGGAACAGAAATGGATCTCAAACCAGTTGCCATAG
- a CDS encoding 50S ribosomal protein L24e codes for MKCSYCGSDLPRDGGMMYVFRTGKINYYCSSRCYKYDIILHRKLKKEVKATAQVKREKPAEASTAAPKPKA; via the coding sequence GTGAAGTGCTCTTATTGCGGAAGCGATCTGCCGAGAGACGGGGGCATGATGTACGTATTCCGCACAGGCAAGATAAACTACTACTGCTCAAGCAGATGCTACAAGTACGACATAATATTGCACAGGAAGCTGAAGAAGGAGGTAAAGGCAACGGCGCAAGTGAAGAGGGAGAAGCCCGCAGAAGCGAGCACGGCCGCCCCGAAGCCGAAAGCTTGA
- the rps28e gene encoding 30S ribosomal protein S28e (the function of S28E in the ribosome is unknown but the structure shows a variants OB-fold that is found in nucleic acid-binding proteins), translating to MAAESPQSPATPQKPAAQQLAGFLAEIVDVNKKVKTGMYGEVYSVACRILEGGDTGRIIRRNLIGPVKKGDVVRLPDTSREAREIKVK from the coding sequence ATGGCTGCAGAGTCACCTCAAAGTCCGGCTACGCCGCAGAAGCCAGCAGCGCAGCAACTGGCCGGCTTTCTGGCGGAGATAGTCGACGTGAACAAGAAGGTAAAGACCGGAATGTACGGCGAGGTGTACTCAGTTGCATGCAGGATCCTGGAGGGCGGCGATACAGGCCGCATAATAAGGCGCAATCTTATAGGTCCGGTCAAGAAGGGCGACGTAGTGAGGCTGCCAGACACCAGCAGGGAGGCCAGGGAAATAAAGGTAAAGTAG